One window of the Rhizobiaceae bacterium genome contains the following:
- the iolC gene encoding 5-dehydro-2-deoxygluconokinase codes for MATTRTLDVITIGRSSVDLYGQQIGSRLEDIASFAKSVGGCPANIAVGTARLGLKSALLTRVGDEQMGRFIREQLAREGVSTESVIVDRERLTALVLLAVQEEGVSPMIFVRTDCADMALSPDDVDEAFIASARAIVVTGTHFSRPNTEAAQLKAIRAAKAAGGKVVFDIDYRPNLWGLAGHAEGFERYVKSEKVTARIRPVLADCDLIVGTEEEIRIASGADEVLGALKAIRALSDATIVLKRGAMGCIVYDGEISDDLEDGIVGDGFPIEVYNVLGAGDAFMSGLLRGWLGGESLKTAATWANAGGAFAVSRLLCAPEYPTFEELQFFLKNGSRHHALRKDEAISHVHWATTRRRDIPLLMAFAIDHRVQLEEIAARADAEESRIGAFKVLAVKAAARVAAGRPGYGMLIDEKHGRDAMFEFARHPFSWLGRPVEQPGSCPLRFEFSQDIGSQLVEWPVDHCIKALCFYHPDDPAELKQEQLEKLRALYDASRKVGRELLVEIIAGKHGPLGEDTIARAVQEVYDTGVRPDWWKLEPQASAAAWARVEKTILANDPWCRGVVLLGLEAPQAELEAAFAATADASIVKGFAVGRTLFAETAPAWFAGRIGDEQAIADMAERFEKLTGAWLAARGRKAA; via the coding sequence ATGGCGACAACCAGGACGCTCGACGTCATCACGATCGGCCGCTCTTCCGTCGACCTTTACGGGCAGCAGATCGGCTCGCGGCTGGAGGACATAGCCTCCTTCGCCAAGTCGGTCGGGGGCTGTCCGGCCAACATAGCGGTCGGCACCGCGCGCCTCGGGCTGAAATCGGCATTGCTGACGCGCGTCGGCGACGAGCAGATGGGGCGCTTCATCCGCGAGCAGCTGGCGCGGGAAGGCGTCTCGACGGAAAGCGTGATCGTCGACAGGGAGCGCCTCACCGCGCTGGTGTTGCTGGCGGTGCAGGAAGAGGGCGTGTCGCCCATGATCTTCGTGCGCACCGACTGCGCCGACATGGCGCTGTCGCCGGACGACGTGGACGAAGCCTTCATCGCCTCGGCGCGCGCCATCGTCGTCACCGGCACGCATTTTTCGCGGCCCAACACGGAAGCCGCGCAGCTCAAGGCGATCCGGGCGGCGAAGGCGGCGGGCGGCAAGGTGGTCTTCGACATCGACTATCGGCCGAACCTCTGGGGTCTGGCCGGCCATGCAGAAGGTTTCGAGCGCTATGTGAAGTCGGAGAAGGTCACGGCAAGGATCAGGCCGGTGCTGGCCGATTGCGATCTGATCGTCGGCACTGAGGAGGAAATCCGCATCGCGTCCGGCGCCGACGAAGTGCTCGGCGCGCTGAAGGCGATCCGCGCGCTTTCCGACGCGACCATCGTGCTGAAACGCGGGGCGATGGGCTGCATCGTCTATGACGGCGAAATCAGCGACGATCTGGAGGACGGCATCGTCGGCGACGGTTTTCCGATCGAGGTCTACAATGTGCTGGGCGCGGGCGACGCCTTCATGTCGGGCTTGCTGCGCGGCTGGCTGGGCGGCGAGAGCCTGAAGACGGCGGCGACTTGGGCCAATGCCGGCGGCGCCTTCGCCGTGTCGCGCCTGCTCTGCGCGCCGGAATATCCGACCTTCGAGGAATTGCAGTTCTTCCTGAAGAACGGCAGCCGCCACCATGCGCTGCGCAAGGACGAGGCAATCAGCCACGTCCACTGGGCGACGACGCGCCGGCGCGACATCCCGCTGCTGATGGCCTTCGCCATCGACCATCGCGTGCAGCTGGAGGAGATCGCGGCCAGGGCCGACGCGGAGGAAAGCCGGATCGGCGCCTTCAAGGTGCTGGCGGTGAAGGCCGCCGCGCGCGTCGCCGCCGGCCGCCCCGGCTACGGCATGCTGATCGACGAGAAGCACGGCCGCGACGCCATGTTCGAATTCGCCCGGCATCCCTTCTCGTGGCTCGGCCGGCCGGTGGAACAGCCCGGCTCCTGCCCCCTGCGTTTCGAATTTTCGCAGGACATCGGCTCGCAGCTCGTCGAATGGCCGGTCGACCACTGCATCAAGGCTCTGTGCTTCTACCATCCGGACGATCCGGCGGAACTGAAGCAGGAACAGCTTGAGAAGCTGCGCGCGCTTTACGACGCCTCGCGCAAGGTGGGACGCGAACTTCTCGTCGAGATCATCGCCGGCAAGCATGGGCCGCTCGGCGAGGACACGATCGCCCGCGCCGTGCAGGAGGTCTACGACACCGGCGTCAGGCCGGACTGGTGGAAGCTCGAGCCGCAGGCCTCCGCCGCAGCCTGGGCGCGCGTCGAGAAGACGATCCTCGCCAACGATCCGTGGTGTCGTGGCGTCGTGCTGCTCGGGCTCGAAGCGCCGCAGGCCGAGCTTGAGGCGGCCTTTGCCGCGACCGCCGACGCATCCATCGTCAAGGGTTTCGCGGTGGGCCGCACGCTTTTCGCCGAAACCGCGCCCGCCTGGTTCGCCGGGCGCATCGGCGACGAGCAGGCGATCGCGGACATGGCGGAGCGGTTCGAGAAATTGACCGGCGCGTGGCTTGCCGCGCGCGGCCGCAAGGCGGCATAG
- the iolD gene encoding 3D-(3,5/4)-trihydroxycyclohexane-1,2-dione acylhydrolase (decyclizing), whose protein sequence is MAKTIRLTMAQALTRYLTRQFTEIDGEKVPLFGGVWAIFGHGNVAGIGEALWQVRGELPTFRAHNEQAMAHSAIGFAKANFRRRMMAATTSIGPGAVNMVTAAALAHVNRLPVLLLPGDVFANRIPDPVLQQVESFGDGTVSANDCFRPVSRYFDRITRPEQIVPALQRAMQVLTDPADCGPVTLSLCQDVQAEAYDYPENFFEERIWMPRRPRPDLRELKLAADALRQAKKPLIIAGGGVLFSEASPALQRFVEATGVPVCETQGGKSSLPDDAALNMGAVGVTGTSASNRLAEEADVVLAIGTRLQDFTTGSWALFKNDGKSVIGLNVQPFDAGKHRALPLVADAREGLKELEKALAGWKAPAAWTRNAIRGKTEWKKAAGKVTAATNAALPSDAQVIGAVQRALGSGVTLINASGGLPGELHKLWQAGEPGSYHGEYGFSTMGYEIAGGLGVKMAKPDRDVVVMVGDGSYLMLNSEIATSVMLGLKLVVVLLDNRGFGCINRLQMATGGENFNNLLKDARHTVLPEIDFVAHAASLGAIAEKAQSIADLEAALGRARKNDRTTVVVIDTDPLISTDAGGHWWDVAVPEVSQRKQVKAARKAYEQAVKLQRIGN, encoded by the coding sequence ATGGCCAAGACGATTCGCCTGACCATGGCGCAGGCGCTGACGCGCTATCTGACGCGGCAATTCACCGAGATCGACGGCGAGAAGGTGCCGCTCTTCGGCGGCGTCTGGGCGATCTTCGGCCATGGCAACGTCGCCGGCATCGGCGAGGCGCTCTGGCAGGTGCGCGGCGAACTGCCGACCTTCCGCGCCCATAACGAGCAGGCGATGGCGCATTCGGCCATCGGCTTCGCCAAGGCCAATTTCCGTCGCCGCATGATGGCCGCCACGACCTCCATCGGCCCCGGCGCGGTGAACATGGTGACGGCGGCCGCACTTGCCCATGTCAACCGGCTGCCCGTCCTGCTCCTTCCCGGCGACGTCTTCGCCAACCGCATCCCCGATCCGGTGCTGCAGCAGGTGGAAAGTTTTGGCGACGGCACGGTGTCGGCGAACGACTGCTTCCGTCCAGTCTCGCGCTATTTCGACCGGATCACGCGGCCGGAGCAGATCGTGCCGGCGCTGCAGCGCGCCATGCAGGTGCTGACCGATCCTGCCGATTGCGGGCCGGTGACGCTGTCGCTCTGCCAGGACGTGCAGGCCGAGGCCTACGACTATCCCGAAAACTTCTTCGAGGAACGCATCTGGATGCCGCGCCGCCCGCGCCCGGATTTGCGCGAGCTGAAGCTCGCCGCCGATGCGCTGAGACAAGCCAAAAAGCCGCTGATCATCGCTGGCGGCGGGGTGCTGTTCTCGGAGGCCTCGCCGGCGCTGCAAAGATTCGTCGAGGCGACCGGCGTTCCCGTCTGCGAAACGCAGGGCGGGAAATCGTCGCTGCCCGACGATGCCGCGCTGAACATGGGCGCGGTGGGCGTCACCGGCACCTCCGCCTCCAACCGTCTGGCGGAAGAAGCCGATGTGGTGCTGGCGATCGGCACGCGGCTGCAGGATTTCACCACCGGCTCGTGGGCGCTGTTCAAGAATGACGGCAAGAGCGTCATCGGCCTCAATGTGCAGCCATTCGACGCCGGCAAGCATCGCGCCTTGCCGCTGGTCGCCGACGCCCGCGAGGGATTGAAGGAGCTGGAGAAGGCGCTGGCCGGCTGGAAGGCGCCCGCTGCGTGGACCAGAAACGCGATCAGAGGCAAGACCGAGTGGAAAAAGGCCGCCGGCAAGGTTACGGCCGCCACCAATGCCGCCTTGCCTTCGGATGCGCAGGTGATCGGCGCGGTGCAGCGGGCGCTGGGCTCCGGCGTGACGCTGATCAACGCGTCGGGCGGCCTGCCGGGCGAGTTGCACAAATTGTGGCAGGCCGGCGAGCCCGGCTCCTACCACGGCGAATACGGTTTTTCGACCATGGGCTACGAGATCGCCGGCGGCCTCGGCGTGAAGATGGCGAAGCCGGACCGTGACGTGGTGGTGATGGTCGGCGACGGATCGTACCTGATGCTCAATTCGGAGATCGCCACTTCCGTCATGCTCGGCCTGAAGCTTGTCGTGGTCCTGCTCGACAATCGCGGCTTCGGCTGCATCAACCGGCTGCAGATGGCGACCGGCGGCGAGAACTTCAACAATCTTCTGAAGGACGCCCGTCATACGGTGCTGCCTGAGATCGATTTCGTCGCGCATGCCGCAAGCCTCGGCGCCATCGCCGAAAAAGCGCAGTCCATCGCCGATCTGGAGGCAGCGCTCGGGCGGGCGCGGAAGAACGACCGCACGACCGTCGTGGTCATCGACACCGATCCGCTGATCTCGACCGACGCCGGCGGTCACTGGTGGGACGTCGCCGTGCCCGAGGTCAGCCAGCGCAAACAGGTTAAGGCCGCGCGCAAGGCCTACGAGCAGGCGGTGAAGCTGCAACGGATCGGCAATTGA
- a CDS encoding DUF3329 domain-containing protein, with the protein MRDNEHPFFRPLWRRILLVAVCVGWSIFEFSMDAPTWGYIALAFAAYGAWQFLLNYKPPAEQPPAAKPEE; encoded by the coding sequence ATGCGAGACAACGAACATCCCTTCTTCCGGCCGCTCTGGCGCCGCATCCTGCTCGTCGCCGTCTGCGTCGGCTGGTCGATCTTCGAGTTCTCGATGGACGCGCCCACATGGGGCTACATCGCGCTCGCCTTTGCCGCCTACGGCGCATGGCAGTTCCTGCTCAACTACAAGCCGCCTGCCGAGCAGCCACCGGCCGCAAAGCCCGAGGAGTAG
- the iolB gene encoding 5-deoxy-glucuronate isomerase: MSRLLVKSGKDYGRVTHVTPESAGWSYVGFDLWRLKPGETASAETGGREVCLVFVTGKGKASANGQELGLLGGRTSPFEGKPWSVYVPQGSGWSVTAETDLELAVCSAPGLNGGLPVRVIGPDDLGQEVRGKGTNTRYVTNILPEGEPADSLLVVEVITPGGHTSSYPPHKHDRDNLPAESCLEEIYYHRLNPPQGFAFQRVYTDDRSLDEAMAIEDGDVVLVPEGYHPCAACHGYDLYYLNVMAGPKRTWKFHNAPEHEWLLKA; encoded by the coding sequence ATGTCGCGTCTGCTGGTGAAATCCGGGAAGGACTACGGGCGGGTCACGCATGTCACGCCGGAGAGCGCGGGCTGGTCCTATGTCGGCTTCGACCTCTGGCGGCTGAAGCCCGGCGAGACCGCTTCCGCCGAAACCGGCGGCCGCGAGGTCTGCCTCGTCTTCGTCACGGGCAAGGGCAAGGCTTCGGCGAACGGGCAGGAACTGGGCCTGCTCGGCGGCAGGACGTCCCCATTCGAGGGCAAGCCGTGGTCGGTCTATGTGCCGCAAGGGTCGGGCTGGTCGGTGACGGCCGAAACGGATCTGGAGCTTGCCGTCTGCTCCGCCCCCGGCCTGAACGGCGGGCTGCCGGTGCGCGTCATTGGCCCGGACGATCTCGGACAGGAGGTGCGCGGCAAGGGCACCAACACGCGCTATGTCACCAACATCCTGCCGGAGGGCGAACCGGCCGATTCCCTGCTCGTGGTCGAGGTGATCACGCCCGGCGGTCACACGTCGAGCTATCCGCCGCACAAGCACGACAGGGACAATCTGCCGGCGGAATCCTGTCTGGAAGAAATCTATTATCACCGCCTCAACCCGCCGCAGGGTTTCGCCTTCCAGCGCGTCTATACGGATGACCGCTCGCTGGACGAGGCGATGGCGATCGAGGATGGCGACGTGGTTCTGGTGCCGGAGGGTTATCACCCCTGCGCCGCCTGCCACGGCTACGATCTTTATTATCTCAATGTCATGGCCGGCCCGAAGCGCACATGGAAGTTCCACAACGCTCCGGAGCATGAGTGGCTGCTGAAGGCCTGA
- a CDS encoding DUF1045 domain-containing protein: MRYALYFTPARDDRLTIAASAWLGRDAFGWVAPPVPSVTGLTPSEIAYHTAAPRRYGFHATLKAPFALARAESEASLLAGLDDFAARTCGFAIPRLVIGNLDGFYALVPAARLPELDAFAADVVRFFDPFRAPLSDAEIARRNPDALKPEEVRNLVQWGYPYVFETFRFHMTLTGRVANDEAGRVKAALDGVFQPLLGDPVQVDGIALFVEPEPGAPFTVLSYKALARMPERRTA, from the coding sequence ATGCGATACGCACTCTATTTCACACCGGCGCGGGACGACCGGTTGACAATCGCGGCGTCGGCATGGCTGGGCCGCGACGCCTTCGGCTGGGTGGCGCCGCCGGTTCCTTCGGTGACGGGACTGACGCCGTCCGAGATCGCCTATCATACGGCCGCCCCGCGCCGCTACGGTTTCCACGCGACGCTCAAGGCGCCTTTCGCCCTCGCCAGGGCCGAGAGCGAAGCGTCGCTTCTGGCGGGGCTGGACGATTTTGCCGCCAGAACCTGCGGCTTCGCCATTCCCCGGCTGGTGATCGGCAATCTCGACGGCTTCTATGCGCTGGTGCCGGCGGCGCGTCTGCCGGAGCTTGACGCCTTCGCGGCCGATGTCGTGCGCTTTTTCGATCCTTTTCGCGCACCGCTCTCGGATGCCGAGATCGCGCGGCGCAATCCCGATGCGCTGAAGCCGGAGGAAGTGCGCAATCTCGTCCAATGGGGATATCCCTATGTGTTCGAGACGTTTCGTTTCCACATGACCCTCACCGGCCGTGTGGCGAACGACGAGGCGGGGCGCGTGAAGGCTGCGCTGGACGGCGTGTTCCAGCCGCTTCTCGGCGATCCGGTGCAGGTCGACGGCATCGCGCTCTTCGTCGAGCCGGAACCGGGTGCGCCCTTCACGGTTCTGAGCTACAAGGCGCTGGCCCGGATGCCGGAGAGAAGGACAGCCTGA
- a CDS encoding alpha-D-ribose 1-methylphosphonate 5-triphosphate diphosphatase, translating into MPDVVLTNARIVLPDQVIVGSVLIRDGLIADISGGTAQGEYLEGDYLIPGLVELHTDHLEGHYAPRPKVRWNPVASVLAHDAQVATAGITTVFDALRVGMDEDAEIGVDDMRRLADAIEDCMRADRLRAGHFIHLRCEVSAPDCRRGFSFFEDDGRIRLVSLMDHAPGQRQFASLDAYAAYYMGKLRMSEEAFRAYCERRIGQSLANSPENRRYISHHCRERNIVLASHDDATEAHVEEAVAQGIRVAEFPTTMTAARASNAAGLSVLMGAPNVVRGGSHSGNVSARELAEAGVLDILSSDYIPFSLIQSAFFLGEAVDAVSLPEAIRMVSKTPAESVGLDDRGAIEIGRRADLVRVRVDAHVPIVRTVWREGRRVA; encoded by the coding sequence ATGCCCGATGTGGTCCTGACCAATGCCCGCATCGTTCTGCCGGACCAAGTGATCGTAGGGTCGGTGCTGATCCGCGACGGCCTGATCGCCGACATCTCCGGCGGAACTGCGCAGGGAGAATACCTCGAGGGCGATTATCTCATTCCCGGACTGGTCGAGCTGCACACGGATCATCTCGAGGGCCATTACGCCCCGCGCCCCAAGGTGCGGTGGAATCCCGTCGCCTCGGTGCTCGCTCATGACGCGCAGGTCGCGACCGCCGGCATAACCACGGTGTTCGACGCGCTGCGCGTCGGCATGGACGAGGATGCCGAGATCGGCGTGGACGACATGCGCCGCCTGGCCGACGCCATCGAGGATTGCATGCGCGCGGACCGCCTGCGCGCCGGTCATTTCATCCATCTGCGCTGCGAGGTTTCGGCGCCCGATTGCCGGCGCGGCTTCTCCTTCTTCGAGGATGACGGCCGCATCCGCCTCGTCTCCCTGATGGACCATGCGCCGGGCCAGCGCCAGTTTGCCAGCCTCGATGCCTATGCGGCCTACTATATGGGCAAGTTGCGCATGTCGGAGGAGGCGTTCCGCGCCTATTGCGAAAGGCGGATCGGCCAGTCGCTCGCCAACTCGCCGGAGAACCGCCGCTACATCTCGCATCATTGCCGCGAGCGGAACATCGTGCTCGCCAGCCACGACGACGCGACCGAGGCGCATGTCGAGGAAGCGGTGGCGCAGGGAATACGCGTGGCCGAATTCCCGACGACGATGACGGCCGCGCGGGCTTCGAACGCCGCCGGCCTCAGCGTGCTGATGGGCGCGCCCAACGTCGTGCGCGGCGGCTCGCATTCCGGCAACGTCTCGGCTCGCGAACTGGCCGAAGCCGGCGTCCTCGACATATTGTCGTCCGACTACATCCCTTTCAGCCTGATCCAGTCGGCCTTTTTCCTCGGCGAAGCGGTCGACGCGGTATCGCTGCCCGAGGCCATCAGGATGGTGTCGAAGACGCCGGCCGAATCCGTGGGCCTCGACGATCGCGGCGCCATCGAAATCGGCCGGCGCGCCGACCTCGTGCGCGTCCGGGTCGATGCGCATGTGCCGATCGTGCGCACGGTGTGGCGGGAGGGGCGGCGCGTCGCCTGA
- a CDS encoding DUF1513 domain-containing protein: MRTPLIDRRDFLKAAGATFLASLAPGALAATLATDAVYATAFQRRDGAYGAAILSEDGHILHTVDLPDRGHDVTFDPVSRRSVVFARQPGTFATIFDHTGRSAPMTIGSVEGRHFYGHGVFSPDGTLLYATENDFDNAAGVIGVYDATDGFRRIGEFPTFGVGPHELLLLEDGHTLAIANGGIETHPDFGRAKLNIATMKPSLVFVDSRSGALIEKHELPAELHQLSIRHMDTDQRGAVWFGCQHEGPATERPLLAGFAERGRDLALLDMPDDVLGGFRNYIGSVAANREAGLLAISSPQGNSFAVIDTASRKVVNSRSLTEVCGLAPDHSGFRATTGTGETLTPDGSERFDPDYVWDNHLARILV, translated from the coding sequence ATGCGCACGCCGCTGATCGATCGCCGCGATTTCCTGAAGGCCGCCGGAGCCACGTTCCTCGCCTCGCTCGCGCCGGGCGCCCTGGCCGCGACGCTGGCGACGGATGCGGTCTACGCCACGGCGTTCCAGCGCCGCGACGGGGCCTACGGCGCAGCGATCCTTTCAGAAGACGGGCACATATTGCATACGGTCGACCTACCGGACCGCGGCCACGACGTGACCTTCGATCCGGTTTCGCGGCGCTCCGTGGTGTTCGCCCGGCAGCCCGGCACCTTCGCCACGATCTTCGACCATACCGGCCGATCCGCGCCCATGACCATCGGCAGCGTCGAGGGAAGGCATTTCTACGGGCACGGCGTGTTCTCGCCCGACGGAACCCTTCTCTATGCGACGGAGAACGATTTCGACAACGCCGCCGGCGTGATCGGCGTCTATGACGCCACCGACGGCTTCCGGCGCATCGGCGAGTTTCCGACCTTCGGCGTCGGGCCGCATGAACTGCTCCTGCTGGAGGACGGGCATACGCTCGCCATAGCCAATGGCGGCATCGAGACGCATCCCGATTTCGGCCGGGCGAAGCTCAACATTGCGACGATGAAGCCGTCGCTGGTGTTCGTGGACAGCCGCTCGGGCGCCCTGATCGAGAAGCACGAACTGCCGGCGGAGCTGCACCAGCTTTCCATCCGCCACATGGATACGGATCAGCGCGGCGCGGTCTGGTTCGGCTGCCAGCATGAAGGGCCGGCGACGGAGCGGCCGCTGCTCGCGGGCTTCGCCGAGCGCGGACGCGATCTCGCGCTGCTGGACATGCCGGACGACGTGCTCGGCGGCTTCCGCAACTATATCGGCTCCGTCGCGGCGAACCGCGAGGCCGGCCTTCTCGCCATATCGTCGCCGCAGGGCAATTCCTTCGCCGTCATCGATACGGCGAGCCGCAAGGTCGTCAACAGCCGGTCGCTGACGGAGGTGTGCGGCCTCGCGCCCGATCATTCCGGCTTCCGCGCGACGACGGGAACCGGCGAGACGCTGACGCCCGACGGCAGCGAACGCTTCGACCCGGACTATGTCTGGGACAACCACCTCGCGCGCATCCTCGTCTGA
- a CDS encoding peptidase M75, Imelysin has product MDLSGRLAAYFRCSRAPAFAFLLLLSSASAHAENATIVHAIDGFVRPAYAGFRQSTEALATDVDALCASPGDIALETAREAFTAAVRRWSHVENIRFGPVTEENRLERIAFWPDRKGIGLKQVQAAIADEDATAADPQTLPGKSVAMQGLGALEFVLSGSGSDSLTGAAGAYRCRYGLAIATNLDTMATAIAAAWDRPDGVAQQWANPGAANPLYRTDAEAMTELFNVFVHGLEMVRDVRINGFLGKTPDGDKPKSAIFWRSGATLASINGDLAGLSALFNASKLSAELEEGDYWIAQSIRFEFSNADFALQAADGPIDQVLGDGAKRKKLDYARIVTSSLSELFGVKLAAALDLSAGFSSLDGD; this is encoded by the coding sequence ATGGATCTTTCCGGAAGGCTTGCTGCGTATTTTCGCTGTTCTCGCGCACCGGCATTCGCATTCCTGCTTCTTCTGTCTTCTGCGTCCGCCCATGCGGAAAATGCCACTATCGTCCATGCCATCGACGGTTTCGTGCGGCCGGCCTATGCCGGGTTCCGGCAATCGACCGAGGCCCTGGCGACAGATGTGGACGCCCTGTGCGCAAGCCCCGGCGACATCGCGCTCGAAACGGCGCGTGAGGCGTTCACGGCTGCGGTCCGCAGATGGTCCCATGTCGAAAACATTCGATTCGGCCCCGTAACGGAGGAAAACCGGCTCGAGCGCATCGCGTTCTGGCCTGACCGCAAGGGGATCGGCCTCAAGCAGGTGCAGGCGGCGATCGCGGACGAGGATGCCACCGCCGCCGATCCGCAGACGCTTCCCGGCAAGAGCGTCGCCATGCAGGGCCTGGGCGCACTCGAATTCGTGCTGTCTGGCTCCGGCTCGGACAGTCTGACCGGCGCCGCCGGCGCCTATCGCTGCCGCTACGGCCTCGCCATCGCGACCAATCTCGACACGATGGCGACGGCAATCGCGGCGGCATGGGACAGGCCGGACGGCGTCGCGCAGCAATGGGCGAATCCCGGCGCGGCCAATCCGCTCTATCGCACGGACGCGGAGGCGATGACGGAACTCTTCAACGTCTTCGTCCACGGGCTGGAGATGGTGCGCGACGTGCGCATAAACGGGTTTCTCGGCAAGACGCCCGACGGCGACAAGCCGAAATCGGCCATCTTCTGGCGCAGCGGCGCGACGCTGGCCTCCATCAACGGCGACCTCGCCGGTCTCAGCGCGCTGTTCAACGCCTCGAAGCTATCCGCCGAACTGGAGGAGGGCGACTACTGGATCGCGCAGTCGATCCGGTTCGAATTCTCCAACGCCGATTTCGCGCTGCAGGCGGCGGACGGCCCCATTGATCAGGTGCTGGGCGACGGGGCGAAGCGCAAGAAGCTGGATTACGCCCGCATCGTCACGTCGAGCCTCTCCGAACTGTTCGGGGTCAAGCTCGCCGCCGCGCTGGACCTCAGCGCCGGCTTTTCCTCGCTCGACGGCGACTGA
- a CDS encoding c-type cytochrome, protein MKSALALVLLLAATGIAAMAGSDGSLPGVRDDLSPEDLARVAAVTRPTADFSRPEEFEKMQGGGGTSRKRVNQDAFSQSSANITFEEEGTFKLGNGLFRKMWVSSPSSTQASDGLGPLFNARACQSCHLKDGRGHPPEGAADATSMLLRLARDAETDDERATLARHAALNFSDPVYGGQLQDLAVPGLQSEGSIRIDYEEIPVTLGDGTQLSLRKPRYAIDNLAHGPLREGITLSPRIAPPMIGLGLVEQIHPADILALADPDDRDEDGISGRAQIVRAPQGDGLMLGRFGWKAQAPTIRQQSADAFANDMGISSPDVPHPWGDCTEAQKDCLAMPTGVQPRLGDTEAPDPVMELVTFYSQNLAVPARRDFSKPEVLRGKQVFYETGCTGCHTPKFVTRRDAPNKAQSFQLIWPYSDFLLHDMGEGLADGQRVGEASGTEWRTPPLWGIGLTKRVNGHTFFLHDGRARNLTEAILWHDGEASIARETFAALPKADRDALVAFLESL, encoded by the coding sequence ATGAAATCCGCGCTCGCCCTCGTCCTGCTGCTCGCCGCCACCGGCATAGCCGCGATGGCAGGTTCGGACGGCAGCCTGCCGGGTGTTCGCGACGATCTGTCGCCGGAAGATCTCGCCCGTGTCGCAGCCGTCACCCGCCCGACCGCCGACTTCTCCAGGCCGGAAGAGTTCGAGAAGATGCAGGGCGGCGGCGGCACCTCGCGCAAGCGGGTCAATCAGGACGCGTTCTCGCAATCCTCGGCCAACATCACCTTCGAGGAGGAAGGCACCTTCAAGCTCGGCAACGGGCTGTTCCGCAAGATGTGGGTGTCGTCGCCGTCGTCGACGCAGGCGTCGGACGGCCTCGGGCCGCTGTTCAACGCGCGGGCCTGTCAGAGCTGCCATCTCAAGGACGGTCGTGGACATCCGCCCGAAGGCGCCGCCGATGCGACCTCCATGCTGCTCCGGCTGGCGCGCGACGCCGAGACGGATGACGAGAGGGCGACGCTCGCGCGGCATGCTGCGCTGAACTTCTCCGACCCAGTCTACGGCGGACAGCTGCAGGATCTGGCCGTACCGGGACTGCAGTCGGAAGGCAGCATCCGCATCGACTACGAGGAAATTCCGGTCACGCTCGGCGACGGCACGCAGCTCTCGCTCCGCAAGCCACGCTATGCCATCGACAATCTGGCGCATGGTCCGCTGCGGGAAGGCATCACCCTGTCGCCGCGCATCGCGCCGCCGATGATCGGGCTCGGACTCGTGGAGCAGATCCATCCCGCCGATATTCTGGCGCTCGCCGATCCGGACGACCGTGACGAAGACGGCATATCCGGCAGGGCGCAGATCGTCCGCGCGCCGCAAGGCGACGGGCTGATGCTCGGCCGTTTCGGCTGGAAGGCGCAGGCTCCGACCATCCGCCAGCAATCGGCCGACGCCTTCGCCAATGATATGGGCATCTCCTCGCCGGACGTTCCGCATCCCTGGGGCGACTGCACGGAAGCCCAGAAGGACTGCCTCGCCATGCCAACCGGCGTGCAGCCGCGCCTCGGCGACACGGAAGCGCCCGATCCGGTGATGGAGCTGGTGACCTTCTATTCGCAGAACCTCGCCGTGCCGGCCCGGCGCGATTTCAGCAAGCCGGAGGTGCTGCGCGGCAAGCAGGTGTTCTACGAGACCGGCTGCACCGGCTGCCATACGCCGAAATTCGTCACCCGCCGCGATGCGCCCAACAAGGCACAGAGTTTTCAGCTCATCTGGCCTTACTCGGATTTCCTGCTGCACGACATGGGTGAAGGTCTGGCGGACGGCCAGCGCGTCGGCGAAGCGTCGGGAACCGAATGGCGTACGCCGCCGCTATGGGGCATCGGATTGACCAAGCGCGTCAACGGCCACACCTTCTTCCTGCATGACGGCCGCGCCCGCAACCTGACGGAGGCGATCCTGTGGCACGACGGCGAGGCTTCGATTGCGCGCGAGACCTTTGCAGCCCTGCCGAAGGCCGACCGCGACGCGCTGGTCGCCTTTCTGGAGTCGCTCTGA